A genomic region of Trifolium pratense cultivar HEN17-A07 linkage group LG3, ARS_RC_1.1, whole genome shotgun sequence contains the following coding sequences:
- the LOC123917389 gene encoding F-box protein At2g26850-like: MLLYFIITCISCFLYINSIFYLKSLSCENDMKFLHQVLSLKTSLKTFSKLFKNHLWIGLLCEIYTRMSFMRKNLSSRVENVEENHEEEELSLMDLPELTLECILEKLPPSSLCQMANVCHSLRERCVSDYFWERQMKKKWNGVIGQAAYREWKWYVASKRDVKDLKHGKQKGLLMRYFSLLWPLQWMKVKVDDANDICKDSSSLPVDSVMNWYLAIENGSFWFPAQVYNRENGHIGFMLSCYDADLSYDSRTDTFQARYPAHGRRGEARECGIPWKRIRAPPVDNSPHDLYISDCLSDLHPGDHIEIQWRRNKEFPYGWWYGIVGHLESCNGNENSCRCHISDTVVLEFNHYTPGSRWRQTNINRKDHREEGNEADGFYGGIRKIESENEISIWKSMWPSEILD, encoded by the exons ATGTTACTTTACTTCATAATAACTTGCATCTCTTGCTTCTTGTATATAAACTCTATATTTTACCTCAAATCACTGTCATGTGAAAATGATATGAAGTTTCTTCATCAAGTATTGTCTTTGAAAACATCTTTAAAAACATTCTCAAAGTTGTTTAAGAATCATCTTTGGATTGGTTTACTTTGTGAAATTTATACAAGGATGTCTTTTATGAGGAAGAATCTGAGTTCAAGAGTAGAGAATGTTGAAGAGAATCATGAAGAGGAGGAGTTGTCATTGATGGATTTGCCTGAGCTAACTTTGGAATGCATACTTGAAAAGTTACCTCCTTCTTCACTTTGTCAAATGGCTAATGTTTGTCATTCATTGAGAGAGAGGTGTGTGAGTGATTATTTTTGGGAGAGACAGATGAAGAAGAAATGGAATGGAGTTATTGGTCAAGCTGCTTATAGGGAATGGAAATGGTATGTTGCTTCAAAAAGGGATGTTAAGGATCTTAAACATGGCAAGCAAAAGGGGCTATTGATGAgatatttctctcttttgtgGCCTTTACAATGGATGAAAGTAAAGGTTGACGATGCAAATGATATCTGCAAGGATAGTAGTTCATTGCCTGTCGATTCTGTTATGAATTGGTATCTTGCTATTGAAAATGGTAGCTTCTGGTTCCCTGCTCAAGTCTATAACCGCGAG AATGGTCATATTGGATTCATGTTATCTTGCTATGATGCTGACCTTAGCTATGATTCGCGAACCGATACCTTTCAAGCAAG GTATCCTGCACATGGAAGAAGAGGAGAAGCTAGAGAATGTGGCATTCCATGGAAAAGGATAAGAGCACCACCTGTTGATAACTCTCCACATGATCTGTATATCTCTGATTGTTTATCTGATTTGCATCCTGGTGATCACATAGAGATTCAATGGAGGAGAAACAAAGAATTTCCTTATG GTTGGTGGTATGGTATTGTTGGTCACTTAGAATCATGTAATGGAAATGAAAATTCTTGCCGCTGTCATATTAGTG ACACAGTGGTGCTAGAGTTCAACCATTACACTCCTGGCTCAAGATGGAGACAAACTAATATCAATAGGAAAGATCATAGAGAGGAAGGAAATGAGGCTGATGGATTTTATGGAGGAATAAGAAAGATTGAGAGTGAGAATGAAATTTCCATTTGGAAATCCATGTGGCCATCTGAAATCTTGGATTAG
- the LOC123915295 gene encoding uncharacterized protein LOC123915295: MQKRPFKTSVPQFGGWEDKPKGVPTDYSMVFNQARENKKNHKPDFSEFKRLNGGNDQRVVSNTTNHRHGNGRGRGSPYDGLLHNHPDNDHQDDPPVMKRPYKMSVPQFGGWDNKSKGVPTDYSLLFFQARENKKNLKTYLTRRDSIRNDSRFAKKAAKAATSYQRHRGQEHFTSCSRYNQHDHGRSDRPAMGRGKNILSYMNWCSCKPQTS, translated from the exons ATGCAGAAGAGACCTTTTAAGACGTCTGTGCCACAATTTGGAGGGTGGGAAGATAAGCCTAAAGGAGTACCAACCGACTACTCCATGGTGTTCAACCAAGCTCGCGAAAACAAGAAGAATCATAAACCAGATTTTTCTGAATTCAAGCGTCTCAACGGTGGGAATGATCAAAGGGTTGTCTCCAATACTACAAATCATCGTCATGGTAATGGTCGTGGTCGTGGTAGTCCTTATGATGGTTTGCTACATAATCACCCTGATAATGATCATCAAGATGATCCTCCTGTCATG AAGAGACCTTATAAGATGTCTGTGCCACAATTTGGAGGGTGGGATAATAAGTCGAAAGGAGTACCAACAGATTACTCCTTGTTATTCTTCCAAGCTCgtgaaaacaagaaaaatctTAAAACATATTTGACTAGGCGTGACAGCATTAGGAATGATTCAAGGTTTGCCAAAAAAGCTGCTAAAGCTGCTACGAGTTATCAACGTCATCGTGGTCAAGAGCATTTTACTAGTTGTTCGCGATATAATCAACACGATCATGGTCGTTCAGATCGTCCTGCCATG GGGAGAGGGAAgaatattttgagttatatgaATTGGTGCAGCTGCAAACCTCAGACATCATGA
- the LOC123918721 gene encoding Holliday junction resolvase MOC1, chloroplastic, whose product METMKMQLTQEIHQTQLHFMNKLSPKLKPTIDFRSFICFSSLSQTQNPEIVVPVRKRRVVAATSNAKLKENWLSSISYSSPENSTHLLNQDKIDASKWFLGIDPDVSGAVALLKIHDSVCSAQVFDSPHVQLLVGKTTRKRLNANSIVQLVRSFDAPAGTTAYIEQSIPFPKDGKQGWWSGGFGYGLWIGILVSSGFTVVPVPSFTWKAKFELSGSKTSKDDSRKLASQLFPSLSSLLTRKKDHGRAEALLIAAYGKDQNKSHEPTDTITDEI is encoded by the exons ATGGAAACCATGAAAATGCAATTAACACAAGAAATTCACCAAACCCAATTGCATTTCATGAACAAACTCTCTCCAAAACTCAAACCCACCATTGATTTCAGGTCCTTTATCTGTTTCTCTTCTCTTTCCCAAACCCAAAACCCTGAAATCGTAGTTCCTGTTAGAAAGCGTAGGGTTGTGGCTGCTACTTCCAATGCTAAACTCAAGGAAAATTGGTTGTCTTCAATCTCTTACTCTTCCCCAGAGAATTCAACTCATCTTTTGAATCAAGACAAAATTGATGCCTCCAAATGGTTCCTTGGAATTGACCCAGATGTTTCTGGTGCTGTTGCGTTGTTGAAAATCCATGATTCTGTTTGTTCAGCTCAG GTATTTGACTCTCCTCATGTGCAACTACTTGTTGGAAAAACAACACGAAAACGTTTAAATGCCAATTCTATTGTTCAGTTGGTCCGTAGTTTTGATGCCCCAGCTG GAACCACTGCATATATAGAGCAGTCAATCCCTTTTCCAAAAGACGGGAAGCAG GGCTGGTGGAGTGGAGGATTTGGGTACGGACTATGGATTGGGATCCTAGTTTCCTCAGGCTTTACTGTTGTTCCAGTGCCATCTTTTACTTGGAAAGCGAAGTTTGAACTCTCCGGAAGCAAGACTTCAAAG GATGATAGCAGGAAACTCGCATCTCAATTATTTCCATCACTTAGTTCCTTGTTAACCAGGAAAAAAGATCACG GAAGGGCAGAGGCCTTATTAATTGCTGCATATGGCAAAGACCAAAACAAAAGCCATGAACCTACTGATACTATCACTGACGAAATCTAA
- the LOC123913935 gene encoding serine carboxypeptidase-like 7, protein MGWRCSCVVVVLVTLMLLLPFMVSSAFIVKNLPGFDGDLPFKLETGYIGVGEGAKVQIFYYFVESQRNPFIDPILLWFVGGPGCSALSAFFFENGPLRMEENYSENLPKLKLNPYGWTHMLNMIYIDMPVGTGFSYSETQEGYYSSDTLWVEHTYSFLQKWFINHPNFSSNPFYIGGGSYSGITTGPLVQKVYEGYIAKVVPHINIKGYVIASPAVDQYQPINTKVLYAYHMTLIPKELYESLEENCKGDYVNIDPDNTKCLSDYQDYSQIVRYINQQQILEPYCITTPAVNQVIQQPVQDDQELRCRSYYHILVNIWANDENVRKALHVREGTKGEYLRCNNTLAYTHNLANVVEYYLNLTHANLQALVYCSDLDMSVPHIDTQSWIKSFNMSIHDKWRAWFVEGQVAGFTEIYKMKADHYLTYVAVKGAGHVAHTFKPKEVYNMIKRWFSFSLI, encoded by the exons ATGGGTTGGAGATGTAGCTGTGTTGTTGTTGTCTTAGTAACTCTAATGCTTCTTCTGCCATTTATGGTTTCTTCAGCTTTTATTGTCAAAAACCTTCCTGGTTTTGATGGGGATCTTCCATTCAAGCTTGAGACTGG ATACATAGGAGTGGGAGAAGGAGCAAAAGTGCaaatattttactattttgtGGAGTCTCAAAGAAATCCATTCATCGATCCAATTTTACTTTGGTTTGTTGGTGGTCCTGGATGCTCTGCCCTTTCAgctttcttttttgaaaatg GGCCTTTAAGaatggaagaaaattacagtgAGAACCTTCCAAAGCTAAAATTGAATCCATATGGTTGGACACATATGTTGAATATGATATACATAGATATGCCAGTAGGGACTGGATTTTCTTACTCAGAAACACAAGAAGGCTACTATAGCAGTGACACACTTTGGGTGGAACATACATATTCTTTTTTACAAAAG TGGTTTATTAATCATCCAAACTTTAGCTCAAATCCATTTTACATTGGTGGTGGCTCATATTCAGGAATAACTACTGGTCCTCTTGTTCAAAAAGTATATGAAG GATACATAGCAAAAGTTGTGCCACACATAAACATCAAA gGTTATGTGATTGCAAGCCCGGCCGTTGACCAATATCAGCCTATCAACACGAAAGTTTTATATGCATACCATATGACTCTAATACCAAAAGAACTCTATGAG TCATTGGAAGAAAATTGTAAGGGTGATTATGTAAACATCGATCCAGATAACACAAAGTGTCTCTCAGATTATCAAGATTATTCTCAG ATAGTTCGCTATataaatcaacaacaaattttAGAACCTTATTGTATCACTACACCTGCTGTGAACCAAGTAATTCAACAACCAGTTCAAGATGATCAAGAATTACGGTGTAGA AGTTATTATCATATTCTTGTTAACATTTGGGCAAACGATGAAAATGTGCGGAAAGCCCTTCATGTCAGAGAG GGAACTAAAGGGGAGTACCTGAGGTGCAACAACACTCTGGCATACACACACAATCTAGCCAATGTTGTAGAATATTATCTCAATCTCACACATGCAAACCTCCAAGCTCTCGTTTATTG TTCTGATCTTGACATGTCAGTACCACATATTGATACACAATCTTGGATCAAGTCATTCAACATGAGCATACATGACAAATGGCGTGCATGGTTTGTCGAAGGTCAAGTTGCCGg ATTCACAGAAATTTACAAAATGAAAGCAGACCACTACTTAACATATGTGGCCGTGAAG GGTGCTGGACATGTGGCCCATACATTTAAGCCCAAGGAAGTTTATAATATGATCAAGAGGTGGTTTTCATTTTCTCTTATCTAA